Within the Chloroflexota bacterium genome, the region TGATGGCGTAGAGCCAGACTGAGGTCGCGGTGTGCTGCGAAACCAGGCTTTCTCTGCCAGTGCGCAGATCCACTACCCGATAATACTCCCTGTCGCCTCGCAGGGAAACTCCGGCGACCTCGACCCCGGATTTGGGTTGTTCGACACCTGTGCTAAGCATTTTTACCTGGCCGTTAAAACGGGTTTCCTGGCCGGGCGCTGAACTGCTCTCGGCGTGAACAAGGTCGATAATGTCGCCGTGGGATGCCAGGATAGTAGCGCCATCCTGTCTCACGTAGATCTTTCGCTCGTCATTGTCCCTGAGATAACAGGGTTTGCGCTGGGCCTCCTGTACGTCGATTTGCACGACTTCCTGTCCTTCGTAGGGCACGATATCCACCGACCATTCCGGTTGGGGGAAGACCCGCTCGGCGACGGCAGATTGAAAAGCGCGCATTTCCCGGGCAGCATCGATCAGACCTGTAACCGGCTTTTCCGGGTCGGGATCGATACCGAGGAAGATAGTGCCACCGCCTGCATTGCTCAGAGCTGCAACGTGACAACAGAGATCATCCAGATTTTCCGCACAACCGGCACACAGAATCTGATGATCGGACGGGCCAGCGCTGCGCACGTCTGCGATGTGGTTGTAGCGGGCCACATCTGAAACGAATGGCACTCGGATCCGGTTGAAGTCGTTGCTCTTGAACAGGTCAAGCAGCCCATCGAACGTGGCCTCTGTCAGCAGCACTTCGGTGGGTCTGTCGCCGATACCCCAGCGATGCATTGAGGCGTCATGATCCTGCACAAGGCGGTGGGCATCGGAACTCTGAATGCAATGCATTCGGCGCTCGTAGCCCAGATTGGACCCGTCGTACCAGCGAGGGCTGGAGAAGCCCTGGAGCTGCGTACTGTGAAAACTGGAAAACTCAAGCGCGTGAAGATATTCGTTTTGGGTTGCGCTCACGCGTGCTGTGCCGGTGGGCATATTGCTGGCGATTTCCAGAACCCCCGTCGGTGAGTTGATGTGCGCCCCGATGACAATGCCCCCAGCCTGATTGATGATCTTGTAGGCCTCGAGATAAGCCTGGGAGCCTGGCAGAGAAGTAGTTCCCAGCGACATTTTCTCATAGGGAACACCGAGCTGGTGCAATACTGCCTTCAGTTGCGGAATGCTCGTTCGATCGTCCGGCGGGAAAACGCCCAGGATGTGTGCGCCAAAGCGGGTTGTAAACTCAAAGCCGGGCAATACGGCGATTTGTTTTAGGAGTCTATGGTATTCGTCAAGCTCTTCCTGTTCGTCGTCGCGCAGCCGCCCGCGCTGCCTGAGTTTTTCCAGAAATTCGATTTCGTCAAAGATTGCCTCGTAACCGGCAATGGTGTTATGGTCTGTTATGGCGATAATGTCCAGGCCCCGGCGCTCTGCTTCCTGCAACACTTCAAGATAGGACGTCTCTTTTTGAACGTAGTCCTCGGAAGCGGGTGTATGGAGGTGTAAATCCATTCGATACCAGCGCATGGCCCCGGATGAAGAATCGGTCTCAAACATTACAGTAGTTCTCCAGTTCTTCAGAGTTTTTTTTTCTATATTGGTTGGGGCAGAGAAGGGGTCAATCTATTGTGGGCACCTCCTGATCGAGATTCCGTAGGTTCTTTGGCTTTTTTGATAGGGCCGCCAGAGCGCCCAGCAGGCGGGCATAGGTCTGATCCAGCGACTCTGGAATGGTTCGGGTTTCGGCAACCGCGGTCATGAAATTGGTATCGGCACGCCAGCGCGGCACCACATGCAAATGCACGTGGTCCTTAATGCCTGCACCAGCCAGCTCGCCCAGGTTGGCACCCACGTTGAAACCGTCGGGGGCCATGGCAAGCCGCAGTGCGGACAGTCCCTTGTTGACCAGGAGCATCATCTCTTGAAGGGTTTCCGGAGGCAGATTTTCCAGACTTGGTACGTGGGCGTAGGGAAGTACCAGCAAGTGGCCATTGTTATACGGGTAACGATTCAGCGCCAGGTATGCTGTTTGCCCGCGGAACAAAACGTGTTCCGCCTGATCATCACCATTAACAATTTTCTCGCAAAACACACAAGCTTCTGTTTTTGGAGCCAAAATGTACTCCAGGCGCCACGGAGACCAAAGGTGATCCAACGCCAGGTTTTCCTTTTTCTACGGCCATGGGCGCCGTCTCTTTTTCTGCAAGCGGGTCCACAGGAATGTTCTGTTTCGTGGCCCGGTTGGCGGCATTGACCGATTGCTTTGAGGTGCTAGTGTACCAGAAAGAAACCGCGCCGTCAAATGTTTTTTCATGCGATCGGATACCGAACGAGGCATGCCTGCGGTTCACCACTGCAAAATCGGGACTTGACAGATCAGCAAAACCGTGCATAATTTAGACCAGACTAAAAAAAGGTTTAGCTATGTATCCTACTTCGGTTTCCGCGGTACACCAGGACTATCTCAAGGCCATTTACATGCTTGGAGCGAGTGGTCAAGAGGCTTCCAACTCAGCTATTGCTGAGGCAATGGCGGTGGCGCCCGCGTCCGCGACCAATATGGTCAAGCGGTTGGCTGAGATGGACCTTATTGAATATCGCCCCTATCGGGGTGTTCGCCTGACGCCTGTGGGAGAACAGGTAGCTCTGGAGACGATCCGGCATCATCGTTTGCTCGAGCTTTTTTTGCACGAGGTCCTGGAGATACCCTGGGAAAAAGTGCATGCGGAGGCCGAGAAGCTGGAGCATGCCATTAGTGAAGAGGTGGAAGAAGCAATTGCCCGCAAGCTGGGCTATCCCAGCTTCGACCCTCACGGTGATCCCATTCCTGCCCGGGATGGTTCCAAGGCATTGGTTGCCGATGTCTTGCTCTCGGAGCTCCCACCGAATCGCCCTGCCTTTGTGACGCGCGTCCTGATTCAGGAGGAAGAGCGATTGCGTTATCTGGGTGATCTGGGAATCACGCCGGGTGCCAGCCTCACCGTCGTCGATCGGGTACCTTTTGAGGGCCCGTTGATCGTGAGAATTGGCGGGCGAAGTCATGTGCTGGCCTTTGAGATGGCGGAACATCTGCGGGTGGCCGAACGGGCCAACTGAAGACGGAGAAACTCATGTATGATCCCTTGATCGCTCTGGCAATCGCTGGCATCCTGGCTGGTGTGCTGGCGGTGCTCTTCTGGCCTGAACGAGGCGTGGTGAGCCGCTGGCGGCGTACCCAGCGGATGACGGAGCGTGTTCTTATCGAGGATGCTCTCAAATGCATCCATAAGAGTGAAATGCGGGGCCAGGTGCCAACGGTCGACAGTATTGCCGGGGGGATTCAAGTTCCACGAGACACTGTGGCCGGAATCCTGGAAATGATGCAAGACCTTGGCCTGGTTGAAACCGGCGAGGGCGAGATACGACTGACGCCTGAGGGCCGGGATGCGGCATTGCGTATCATCCGGGCCCATCGTCTTTTTGAGCAGTACCTGGCTGACCGCACCAGCTACGACGAGTCTGAGTGGCATGAACGTGCCGAGCGTTATGAACACGCGCTGCAGCTCGATGATATCGATGCCCTGTCTGCAAGCCTGGGCAATCCGACCCACGATCCCCATGGCGACCCGATACCCGACTCCACCGGCGATTTTGTCGCCCACGGAGGGTTGTCCCTGGCCAGCATGTCAGCTGATACCATGGTTCAGATCGTTCACATCGAGGATGAGCCGGATACGGTGTACGCCCAGCTGGTTGCAGAAGGTTTATATCCGGGCATGGACGCGTTGATCACAGAGATTTCGCCCCGGCGAATCCGTTTCTGGGCCAATGGTGAGGAACATGTATTGGCACCCTTGCTGGCCGGCAACATTTCAGTTGTGCCCCTGGTGCATGAGGCGCGGGCCAGCGATTTGCCGGCCGACAGAGGCCAAACGATGGCGATTCTCGAACTCGGCGAACGAGGAGAGGTCACTGCGCTATCCCCTCGCATACGGGGTGCGGAGCGTCGCCGGCTTATGGATCTGGGATTGCTGCCAGGAACCATTGTGACCGCAGAACTAAGAAGCCCGGGGGGCGATCCAACCGCATACCGCATTCGGGATGCGCTGATCGCTCTGCGGGAGGACCAGGCAGAGCAAATCAGTGTCAATAGACTGCCGGAGGTTGCCTGATGGCTGAAAACGAAAATGGCAAGAACTTGAAACCAACTGGGGCGGATCGATCTGTCATGTGGCTTGAGGAGGTTGAGCGATTATCAAGCGAGGATCAACCCGAAGCGTCGCCTGATGTGACCATCACGATCCAACCCATTCCCGAGAGTTCGGGGGGGTGCGAAAGTTGTGCCGTACACAATGCTGCCAACCTGCACAAGTTGGGTGTGGACATGGAGGACTGGGATTACGTTGTCGCTCTGGCGGGCAATCCCAACGTGGGAAAGAGTACTGTATTCAATGCTCTGACAGGTCTGCGCCAACACACCGGCAATTGGCCGGGCAAAACAGTCGCCCGCGCCGAAGGGGGATACGAGTATGGCGGCGATCGCTACAAACTGGTCGATCTGCCTGGCACCTATTCCCTGTTGGCCACCAGCATGGACGAGGAAGTGGCCCGGGACTTCATCCTCTTTGGCCAACCTGACGTTACCCTGGTGGTTGTCGATGCCACGCGGCTTGAACGCAATCTGAACCTTGTGCTACAGGTGTCGGAGATCACCGACCGCGTCGTGATTGCCCTCAATTTGATCGATGAGGCCCGTCGTCATGGTCTCACCATCGACCACCGGCGCCTGGCTCGAGATCTGGGGGTACCTGTGGTGCCAATTGCGGCCCGCAGTCGGGAAAATCTTGATGCCCTCTTACAGGCCATTGCCGAGGTTGCAACGGGAAAAACTGTGGGCAAACCGCATCGGGTCAAGGGGAAGTCTCGCGAGCTGCAAAATGCGGTTACGGAATTGGCAAGCCAGATCGAAGCTGTCTACCCGGGATTGCCCAACGCCCGCTGGGTTGCGCTACGTTTGCTGGACGGCGACCAGCGAATCATCGATGCGATCCAACGGGGGGAGTTGGGTGATCTGACCCATGGCGACGCGGAACAACGGGTCCAGGAACTGAACCTGACTCTGGAGCCTGCCAGATGAGTGATACAATCAATACCTATACACCTGACACCATACTCGATACCGCGCGATCGATGCGCTGGGAGATGGGAACTGACTATCATCAGACGTTGATGGAGGATCTTTACAGCGATGCCGCCACCATTGCCGGCCGGGCAGTAACCCGGCCCGATCAGAAGCCCCGCTTCGATCTGGATCATACCATAGATCGCCTGGTCACCAGCCGGCTCTTCGGCTTTCCGATCATGATCCTGCTGTTTACCGTGATATTCTGGCTTACGATCAGTGGCGCCAATGTGCCTTCGGCCATGCTCGCCGATCTGTTGATTGGCACGATTTATCCCTGGCTGCACGAAGTTGCCAATGCCATCGGAATGCCCTGGTGGTTGAGCGGTTTTCTCATCGACGGCATGTACCTGGCGACAGCCTGGGTCGTAAGCGTGATGCTTCCCCCGATGGCTATATTCTTCCCGTTGTTTACGCTGTTGGAGGACTTCGGCTATCTGCCGAGGGTGGCTTTCAATCTGGACAACATTTTTCGCAAGTCGGGCGCCCACGGCAAACAGTCGTTGAGCATGATGATGGGCTTTGGCTGCAACGCCGCGGGGGTGATCTCAACCCGCATCATCGATAGTCCCCGGGAACGACTGGTGGCGATTATCACCAACAACTTTTCCCTCTGCAACGGGCGGTGGCCTACCCAAATTCTGGTTGCCACGCTGTTCATCGGTGCACTGGTGCCGGCCCACGTGGCCGGGCTGGTGTCGGCGCTGGCGGTGGTGGGGATTGCCGCTCTGGGCATTCTTTTGACCTTTGTGCTTTCGTGGAGCCTCTCCCGCGGCGTGCTGAAGGGAGAAGCCTCCACCTACAGCCTGGAGTTGCCCCCCTACCGGCCACCACGGATATTGCAGACGCTGTATACCTCGATCATCGACCGCACGATCCCTGTCCTCTGGCGCGCCATTCTGTTTGCACTGCCGGCCGGCGCCGTCATATGGCTGATCTCCAACGTCACCGTCGGCGGAACGTCAATCGCCGAATACATGATCGATTTCTTGAATCCGTTGGGATTGCTTCTCGGCCTGAACGGGGTCATCCTTGTGGCCTTTATCGTCGCCATTCCGGCCAATGAAATCGTCATTCCCACGATTCTCATGCTGACTGTGTTGGTGTCTGGCTTTTCCGGAGCGGGAGCGGGCGCCGGGGTAATGTTCGAACTGGATTCGGCCGTGCAAACCAAGGCCGTGTTAGTCGCCGGCGGCTGGACATTGTTAACAGCGATCAGCGTCATGTTGTTCAGTCTGATCCACAACCCTTGCAGCACGACGATCTACACCATCTTCAAGGAAACGGGAAGTAAAAGATGGACGACTGTGTCGGCGCTGCTGCCGCTGGCTCTGGGGTTTCTGGTGACTTTTGTGGTGGCCCAGGTGTGGCGTTTGTTGGGTGGGGTCTGATAAGGACTCGACTATCTGCCAGAACTGATCCGCATAGCGATCAACAGTGCCGTGCAAGTTCCTTGATGATATGCTGCCCAAAAAATGCGCCCGGTCACTTGGTTTACAAACAATGGACACATGGATTTCTGAACCCATTGTTCAACTGCTCAAACATAAGGCCGGGGAATGATTATCTCATGTTACGTACCTGCTCTACGCAGCTAGCTCTCACCTCTCGGTGGCCTTACCTAGCTAGCTCACGCACCGTCTGCTGACGTCTCGCATCGCTTGCTAGCGTCACGGTACGCCTGCTGCCGTGGCGTGCTGACGTGGCGTGCTGGCGAGGCTCAGGATGTCATTTGACTCCTGTTTTTGCCAGGTGCGTAGCTCCAGTGATCAAGGCAGGAAGCAACTCCTGGATTGCGCTGATTGACTGCTCAATCCCTGGCTTCATCAGGGAGGCTTTTTCCGGGATCGCTTCGCCAATCGGGCGACCGTATCGCTTACTGCAGGATCGCCCTTGAACAACGCCAGGATTTCCCGGAGAAGATCGATCTTGCCGGGATCAGTCTCGAAGCGGGCACTCCTCAATACCAGGTTTGTCAATGCCGCCTCGCGCCTGGTCATCAGGGCGATCACGAGATAGTGATAGAGGTCCAGATCGCTGAGAGTGAGCAGCGACTCCTCCAGGAAATCGAGGGCCTGGGGGCCCTCTTCATGTTCCAGCAACAGATCGTAAAGACCAACCAGGAT harbors:
- a CDS encoding putative DNA binding domain-containing protein; translation: MFETDSSSGAMRWYRMDLHLHTPASEDYVQKETSYLEVLQEAERRGLDIIAITDHNTIAGYEAIFDEIEFLEKLRQRGRLRDDEQEELDEYHRLLKQIAVLPGFEFTTRFGAHILGVFPPDDRTSIPQLKAVLHQLGVPYEKMSLGTTSLPGSQAYLEAYKIINQAGGIVIGAHINSPTGVLEIASNMPTGTARVSATQNEYLHALEFSSFHSTQLQGFSSPRWYDGSNLGYERRMHCIQSSDAHRLVQDHDASMHRWGIGDRPTEVLLTEATFDGLLDLFKSNDFNRIRVPFVSDVARYNHIADVRSAGPSDHQILCAGCAENLDDLCCHVAALSNAGGGTIFLGIDPDPEKPVTGLIDAAREMRAFQSAVAERVFPQPEWSVDIVPYEGQEVVQIDVQEAQRKPCYLRDNDERKIYVRQDGATILASHGDIIDLVHAESSSAPGQETRFNGQVKMLSTGVEQPKSGVEVAGVSLRGDREYYRVVDLRTGRESLVSQHTATSVWLYAIKLHQETRGHLADLEHQVRWRDQIGLLRIYRENEVYDQHNRVKCDLVFRNGEGHIERIFHAVAVSWISSAWDALFDFDPPAGIDAEPLPSGRQVRWRGNMGIESLVRTDDGLRGNLVFRNRQGRDLFFQNVPCEKLQPEWQQLLTVPLPRSGLEVVEVFENGTDPLFKFHNLGNQHVESRLWQPDLLKEGSLRHYALRMHLDQDRPIDDSQVSWLGNIGCLRRSFTTTDLVYRDPNGIDHIYYGARWDDLTGEWQELINT
- a CDS encoding HIT domain-containing protein, encoding MAPKTEACVFCEKIVNGDDQAEHVLFRGQTAYLALNRYPYNNGHLLVLPYAHVPSLENLPPETLQEMMLLVNKGLSALRLAMAPDGFNVGANLGELAGAGIKDHVHLHVVPRWRADTNFMTAVAETRTIPESLDQTYARLLGALAALSKKPKNLRNLDQEVPTID
- a CDS encoding metal-dependent transcriptional regulator, whose product is MYPTSVSAVHQDYLKAIYMLGASGQEASNSAIAEAMAVAPASATNMVKRLAEMDLIEYRPYRGVRLTPVGEQVALETIRHHRLLELFLHEVLEIPWEKVHAEAEKLEHAISEEVEEAIARKLGYPSFDPHGDPIPARDGSKALVADVLLSELPPNRPAFVTRVLIQEEERLRYLGDLGITPGASLTVVDRVPFEGPLIVRIGGRSHVLAFEMAEHLRVAERAN
- a CDS encoding metal-dependent transcriptional regulator, which translates into the protein MYDPLIALAIAGILAGVLAVLFWPERGVVSRWRRTQRMTERVLIEDALKCIHKSEMRGQVPTVDSIAGGIQVPRDTVAGILEMMQDLGLVETGEGEIRLTPEGRDAALRIIRAHRLFEQYLADRTSYDESEWHERAERYEHALQLDDIDALSASLGNPTHDPHGDPIPDSTGDFVAHGGLSLASMSADTMVQIVHIEDEPDTVYAQLVAEGLYPGMDALITEISPRRIRFWANGEEHVLAPLLAGNISVVPLVHEARASDLPADRGQTMAILELGERGEVTALSPRIRGAERRRLMDLGLLPGTIVTAELRSPGGDPTAYRIRDALIALREDQAEQISVNRLPEVA
- a CDS encoding FeoB small GTPase domain-containing protein, whose product is MAENENGKNLKPTGADRSVMWLEEVERLSSEDQPEASPDVTITIQPIPESSGGCESCAVHNAANLHKLGVDMEDWDYVVALAGNPNVGKSTVFNALTGLRQHTGNWPGKTVARAEGGYEYGGDRYKLVDLPGTYSLLATSMDEEVARDFILFGQPDVTLVVVDATRLERNLNLVLQVSEITDRVVIALNLIDEARRHGLTIDHRRLARDLGVPVVPIAARSRENLDALLQAIAEVATGKTVGKPHRVKGKSRELQNAVTELASQIEAVYPGLPNARWVALRLLDGDQRIIDAIQRGELGDLTHGDAEQRVQELNLTLEPAR
- a CDS encoding nucleoside recognition domain-containing protein; translated protein: MSDTINTYTPDTILDTARSMRWEMGTDYHQTLMEDLYSDAATIAGRAVTRPDQKPRFDLDHTIDRLVTSRLFGFPIMILLFTVIFWLTISGANVPSAMLADLLIGTIYPWLHEVANAIGMPWWLSGFLIDGMYLATAWVVSVMLPPMAIFFPLFTLLEDFGYLPRVAFNLDNIFRKSGAHGKQSLSMMMGFGCNAAGVISTRIIDSPRERLVAIITNNFSLCNGRWPTQILVATLFIGALVPAHVAGLVSALAVVGIAALGILLTFVLSWSLSRGVLKGEASTYSLELPPYRPPRILQTLYTSIIDRTIPVLWRAILFALPAGAVIWLISNVTVGGTSIAEYMIDFLNPLGLLLGLNGVILVAFIVAIPANEIVIPTILMLTVLVSGFSGAGAGAGVMFELDSAVQTKAVLVAGGWTLLTAISVMLFSLIHNPCSTTIYTIFKETGSKRWTTVSALLPLALGFLVTFVVAQVWRLLGGV